DNA sequence from the Arthrobacter sp. V1I9 genome:
CTCGAAGACGCGCAGGCTATGATTGCAGCAGGTGCAACACGTATTGGTGCCAGCTCCGGCATTGCCATCGTCAAGGGTGAACAGGGTTCGTCCTCGTACTGAGGGCACCCGGAGCCGCCACAGATTGAGGCCCGCGGGCCAAGGAGGAACGAATGTCCAGCAGTATCACGGCTTCCAACCAGGGCTCTTCGTCTGACCAGGGCAACCTGCAGACGCCCCAGAACGAGAACAAGCTTGGCACGAGCATTCTTCTCTTCGTGGTCTGCATGGCCCTGTTCCTCGGCGCCATCTACTCACTGTCGTTCCTGACGCTGGGCAACCCCTGGCCGATGGCAGCCTGCCTGGTGCTGTTCGCCCTGGCTTACTGGATCCCGCAGACCATCCTCGGCCGATCGGACTCCGCCGGCGAGCACTAAGCCCAAGCAGGTCGCACTAAGTGTCGTTTTGAAGGCTCAAAGCTTGACGGCTCAAAACGAAACTTAACGCTACTTCGTTTGACCCAAACGCGGAGAGACCCCCTGGACACCGTCCAGGGGGTCTCTTGCTCCCTAGGCCCGGCTTTCGAGAACCAGAGCCGGGCCTGGGGACCAGACCCGGGTGTCAGAACCAGGTTCTGGTCCAGGCCTCAGCGACGGCGGCCACCCTTGGCCATTGGCCATCGAGTAAGGACCAGCCCGCCACGCACAGCCCCACCATCGCGTAGGCGCTCACCGGGATCAGCAGCAGCCACTCGCGCTTCGACCCGGCACGCCCCAGCAACGGCAGGGACAGGGCGCCGTTCGGCCGCCAGACCTGGCGCAGCAGCGGTACCTTGCGCATGAGCTTGGGCGGCCGGATAACGACCGGCCACAGCAGGGGCACGCCTCCCGTGGTGATCAGGTCCCCCACGATGTGCACCACCACGCCCGTCAGCATCGAGACGGGGAGCCAGGTCCATTGGTCCGGCGCATACCAGGTGACCAGCCCGGCCATGGTGAGCGCGAAGATCCAGTTGCTGATGAAGCCCGCCTTGGGGAACAGCTTCAGGGCCTTCGCGGCGATGTTGATCATAAACATGCACAGCAGCCCCGCACCCAC
Encoded proteins:
- a CDS encoding metal-dependent hydrolase, which gives rise to MGGHHAASGAAAWVAIASTGPYTLGWYPLDATGILIGGMATAGTALVCDWDHRHSTVANSLSPLSNVIAVGIENASGGHRQGTHSVLGAAFFVLLATLAGQVQVQTDWGLLSVGAGLLCMFMINIAAKALKLFPKAGFISNWIFALTMAGLVTWYAPDQWTWLPVSMLTGVVVHIVGDLITTGGVPLLWPVVIRPPKLMRKVPLLRQVWRPNGALSLPLLGRAGSKREWLLLIPVSAYAMVGLCVAGWSLLDGQWPRVAAVAEAWTRTWF